TCGACGACCGGCATCGCGACTCGCTCGAGCGCGCCGTACCCGACGTAGAGGACGATCGCCTCGAGGAGGACGGCGCCGACGAGGGCGCCTGCCTGTACTGCTGGCGAAGAGCCGGCGAAGTCGATCATCGATATCGACCGCCGCCGGTTCGGTGGGTGTGGATCATGCGTTCAGTATCGACTACCCGGAGAGCGGATATAACGCTTTTGGGGTTTCTACACAATATTAC
The sequence above is drawn from the Halostagnicola kamekurae genome and encodes:
- a CDS encoding DUF7512 family protein produces the protein MIDFAGSSPAVQAGALVGAVLLEAIVLYVGYGALERVAMPVVEKLKRA